AGCTTTTTTTTAGTCAGTGCATAGTTAGAGCAGTGCACAGTGATTGAGAATTGTGAATTATAGAAAGGATATTAATTATGAAGATTTTTGATAAAATAAGAGGTTTAATTTTAGGAATTTTTGCAGTAATATTAACGTTTAGTTTTTCTAATGTAGTTTATGGAAGTGAAGAAGTTGAAAGTGGAATATATGAATTAAAAAATAGTGTTTATCATGAATCTGATGTAGGAATGTCTATGGCTAGAAGTTACTTAGATGAAACTATGCAGGTAAAGATTACAAAATCAGAAGTAGTATTTACTATTGGTTTTTCAGGAACAGCGTACATGAATAATTATAGAATAGCTATTGACGGTGCAGAGGTTCCTGTGGAGATAGTAGAAGAGAATAGTGAAGCTGGTACTATAAAGTTACAGGTAAAAGCATCTTCTAAAGATGTGGACATGAAAGCAAAGATATATGTTGATCCAATGGGAAGAGATGTAGAATTTTCTGTAATTCCTGATTATGAAAATATGACTTTGATAGAAGCGATTGAGGAAGAACCTACTGTTGAAGAGACTGTTAATAATGAAGAAAGTAACAATAATGAAGAAGATGAAGCAGTAGTTGCAGAAGAGGAGAATAGTGAGGTTGCAGAGAAATCAAATAGCACATTAACTGTTGTTATTATAGCTGCAATAGTAGTAATAGCTATTGGTGTTGTGGCATTAAAAGTTAAATTGAAAAAGTAGTGGAGTGAAATAAAAGATGAAATATAAAAAAATAAGTAGTCTACTTATAGCAGTTTTAACATCAATTTCGTTAGTTGGATGTGGCAATAATAGTGGTAAAGAAGCTGAAAATTCAACAGGTGGGGTCGTAGCTACATCGGTAGCAGTTACTGAAATTTTAGATGCTTTAGGGGTAGATATAATAGGGGTACCTACTACATCTTATGAATTGCCTGAAAGTACAAAGGGAGCTACAGAAGTAGGGAACCCTATGAGTCCAGATTTAGAGATTATTAAATCTTTAAATCCTAGTGTTGTAGTGTCTGTAGATACGTTAGGTTCTGATTATATAAATCTTTTTAAGGAAAATAATATTCCAAGTGAGTTTGTATCTCTTGAAAGTTTAGATGGGTTAAAAAATGCTATAGATACTTTAGGTACACGTTTTGATAAAAAGGATAAAGCAGATGAGCTGATAAGTACTATAGAAGAGAAGGAAAATAGTTTTAAGAATTTAGAAAATGGTGAGGGGAATGATGTTCTTGTACTTTTTGCAGCACCAGGATCTACAATGATAGCTACACCAAAGTCTTATATAGGTAGCTTAGTGGAGATAGTGGGTGGTAATAATATAGTACAAGATGATACTAGTTCTTTTGTAACTTATAGTAAGGAAGAAATATCAAAGTTAAATCCGGATAAAGTTTTAGTTATGATTCATGCTATGCCAGATGAAACAAAGTCAGCATTAGAAAAAGAGATTAAGAGTGATGCAGCATGGCAAAGTATAGAGGCTATAAAAAATAACAATATTGTATACTTAGATAATACTTATTTTGGAATGAGCGCAAATCTTAGAGTCGTAGAAGGTTTAGATATATTAAGAGAGATAGTTGCTGGAGAATAGTGATGAAGAAAAAAAGATTAATATTTATTATAGCATCGTTAATATTTTTAATAGCAATGATAGTGGTATCTTTAAAATTGGGTAGCTTAGAGGTTACTTATAGTGAGCTTATTAAAGGTATACTATTAGGTAGTAATGAAGGAAATGTAGGTATAATTAAAGATTTAAGAATGCCAAGGGTAATTATTGCAGTATTAATAGGTGCAAATCTATCTATAGCAGGGGTATTATTGCAAGCGGTAATAAGAAATCCGTTGGCGGATCCATATATAACAGGAATATCTTCAGGTGCTTGTGCTGTAACGGTATTTTTTATGGTATTTGTACCAGGGGTTATAACATTAAGACCGCTATTTGGATTTTTAGGTGGATTAATAAGTTGTACTATTGTATATTTTATGGCCTTTAATAAAGGGCTATCACCTATAAGAATAGTTTTAGCAGGTGCTGCTTGTAATGCATTATTAGGTGGATTTTCTTCAATGTTTACTATTAGTGCCGGACTTGGCTCTGCAAATATTCAAAAGTGGATAATGGGGAGTTTGGCTACAGTAACATGGAATAATGTATTTATATTAGTTGTTTACTCAATTATAGGTATTGTATCAGCATTATTATTAAGTGGAAAATGTAATATATTAATGCTAGGAAGCAAAAATGCTAAAAGTTTAGGGGTAAATGCTGATTTATATATGATATTAGTAACATTGGCAGCGGTATTTTTGGCTAGTATATCAACAGCTATAGCAGGAGTTGTGTCATTTGTTGGACTAGTTGTACCGCATATTTGTAGAATAATAGTTGGCTCAGACCATAAATATTTAATTCCTTTTAGTGGAGTTATGGGAGCAATACTAGTATTGTTTTCAGATACTATTGGAAGAGTTATTATGGCACCATATGAAATACCAGTGGGAGTAGTTACTGCTATAATAGGAGCACCATTCTTTTTATATTTACTAAAAAGGAGTGACTTAAAATGATAAAGGGAAATGGTATAAAGTTTACTTATGAGAAAAATAAATCATTTATAGAAAACTTAGATGTAAATATAGAAGAAGGAAAAGTTACTACAATACTTGGTCCAAATGGTAGTGGAAAGTCCACATTATTAAGTATACTTTGTGGATTAAATAAAATAATTCATGGAGAAGTGTGGATAAACGATAAAAATATTAAAAAGTTAAATTATAAAGCACTAGCTAAAGAAATTGCTACAGTGCATCAACAAAATTCAGTTCCTGAGGATATAACTGTTGAAGAGTTAGTATCATATGGAAGAACTCCTCATAAAACATATTATAGGGGCAATGATGATGAAGATACAAAAATAGTGCAGTGGGCTATAGAAAAGACAGGTCTTGAAAGTTTAAGGAATAAGGCTGTTATGAGTATGTCTGGTGGGGAACGCCAGAGGGTATTTATAGCAATGGCGTTAGCACAAAAAAGTAAGGTGCTATTTTTAGATGAGCCAACTACATATTTAGATATTTATCATCAAATGGAAATATTAGAGTTAGTGAAAGAGTTAAATGAGGAATATAATTTAACGGTTGTTATGGTACTTCATGATATTAATCAGGCTATGAAATATAGCGATAACATAATTATTATGAAAAAAGGAAAGATTGTTGATTATGGTAAAGCAACCGAGGTAATTAATATGAAATTACTTAATGATGTTTATAATATTGGTGGTTTTATAGGGGAACATGAGGGTGAAAAATATTTTATTCCTTTAAAGTTATAGACTGAAATATTGGGATAACAACACTTAAGTATAATAGCTTGATATATGAAATAAAATGTATATGCTACGAGAAAAGAAAAGGCTTTGCAAAGATATGAATTTATCTATTGCAAAGCCTTTTGATATAAAAGATTTAGTTAGAACCTTCTTTTTATAAATACTCCACTACCTATAGTTGTTAAAATTGATGCAAAGATTAAGAGTGTTTTAGTATTTATAGGGGAACCTGTTTGAGTTAGGCGTTTTGAATTATTTTTATCATTGTTAGTAGTAGTATTGCCTGTGTTAGTAGTATTAGTAGTCTCAGAACCGTTGTTCTCTGTAGCATTTATAGTAGTAAATTTATTATAGCTGTATGCAGTCATATTATTGTCATCATATACAGATAATCTATACATATCTCCATCTACTTCATATTTTTCCTTAAACTCATTATTTTCTAGCTTACAAACTATTCTTCTACCATTTACATCTTTTAGAATCCATAGGTTACCATCTTTATCGGTAGAGAAGTTTATAATGTCTTCAGTATACTTTTTATCTAAAGTAATCTGTCCGTTTTTATAGGTATAACTATTAAATTCATTATCATAATTTGCAATATATATATGATCATCTACCACAAAAATTCTACCAAACATACGTCCATCAATTGAAATTTTATTTATTTTATTATCATTTACTATTAGTAAATTTATTACATTATCACAGTATTCAGTAATGATCAATCTATTTTTATTATCAAAACTTATAGATAGTGGATGATTACTTATATATTGAAAAGCATTATTGTAAATTCCAGTGAAGTAATAGTCAGAATTATTTTTTTCCGGCATGAAGACGAAATTAGTGTACTTATTGCCATTTAAATCATATTTTTCTTCAAAAGAAAAGGAATCTACAGTATTGTTGTCATAGTTGTAATTATATTTTGCATTTATTTTCTTTATACAATTTTCTTTTATTTCATTAGTTCTTACTTTTGCATCTTCGATACAATAGTAACCAGTAGTAGAGTCATCAAAGTTATAGAAGAATTCTGTGTCATATTCTAGAGATGGGTTACTGGCTTTAAAGTGAAGTAGATTATTTTCTCTATTGATATAGTAAATAGAATATCCAGGTATATTACTATAAACTTTTTCTTTATTGTTGTTTTTTAAGCTATATAGATCAAAGTATGATTGTGGTTCTAAACTATAGTTATAATTATAGTTATAGTTATAATTATAGTCAGTATTATCAGTGAAAGTAAAAGTAAGAGCTTTATCTTTATATTGAACCACTTGTACTATATTATCTAGAGTTGAATAATATAGGTATTTTTTTATACTGATTTCTTGTGCGTTTACTATATTGAAGCCTATAGGGATTGAGATGATTATTAAATACGCCATTATCATACTTAATAGTTTGATTAATTTTTTCATTTTAAGTCCTCCTCATTTTTAACGAAAAATATTATTTATTAATGATTACAAGAATTATTATAAAAACATGTTATTACCAAAATTACAGAAATTGTTTCCAAGATATTAACAGATAAAAAATATTTTTACAAAACTAAATTTTAAATGTAAGAATAAAAAATGGGCATTACAAAGAATTTGGAATTCTATGTAATGCCCTTATACACAGGGCTATATTAAAATTTTTATGTGAGTAACTACATCTATTGTTAAGACTGATTAAAGTATTGAGAGTACTTTTATCTTTATTAAGAAACTAATTTACAACTTATTTGTATTATATAGGTTATTATAATTTTATTTATTATATATGGTAGTGAATGTACTATTTTTATAATAATTATAATTGTATCTATAATCATAGACGTCATTATAGTTATTATTGTTACCGGAACAATAGTTGTAATTATAGTTATAAGTGTTATCAGAACAATAGTTGTAATTATAGTTATTATTGTTGCAGTAATTATAGTTATAATTGTTGCCATAGTTATAGTTATAATTGTAGCTGTAATTATAGTTTAGATTTTTTAATGGATTCCAATCTTTTGCATTTGCTACATTTAAACCTGTAAAAGCTGATAGAGTTACAAAATATGTTACTAACATACTTAATAATTTAAATAATTTCTTCACTTTATACTCCTCCAATTGTATTTTTTTGATAATTTTACAAACAAATAAATTATACATATAAAATATTTCCAAAAATGACAAAAATATTTCCAAAGTGTTAACATATAAAAATATTTTTATAAAAAACTAAATATAATGATAATAGTTCTCAATATCGTTAAAGATAAATTGCATAAAAATATTTAATATTATAAGGAACAAAAGAAAATCAGGGGTGTAAATATGAAGAAAATATATATGAAAATAGTTTTAGATATAATTATGGTAGTGATTTTATTAAGTTTAACTAGAATAAAGATAACAGGAATGTTTTGGCATGAAGTTTTAGGAATCGTTATTTTAGGTATATTTATTATTCATGTATGCAGTAACTTAAAAACTTTTAAGGCTATGCATAAAGGTATGACAAATAAAAAGCTTACTGGTAAAGCTAAATTTAGTCATTGCTTAAATGGAACATTATTTTTACTAGCTTTAATTGCTGTTATAACAGGAATTTTAATTTCATACACAATTCTAACTAATATAACTATCGCAAATAGAGATATTGTTGCTATAGTTCATAGATTATCAGCAGGTTTGCTATTTATTGGAGTTATAGTTCATATTGTTTTACATAGAAAGCATATTAAAGGTAAGGTTAAAAAAGCAATTGGAAGATAAAATTAGTAAGTAGAGAAAACTGTTGAATAATAAGGAGAGAAATAAAACATATGATGATAAATAAAAGGTTGATAAACCTATGTAGTGAGTCAAAAAAATATATTGCTTTAACTATTTTTGTTAACTGGTTAGCAGTTATATGCAATATATTAATAATACTATTAGTTGGACAATTTATAAATAAAATGGCAGCGGGACAAAAATTAGATCTTACTGATAATGGTCTAATAAATGCTATGTCTCAATTTAATTTAGTAGGGAATATATCACTTTTAATAGCTGTTATAGCTATATTGGTTTTATTAGCAATAAGATACACATGTAATATTTTGTACGCTAAATTTTCTAATGAGGCGTCAGCTGGAGTTAGAGTTAAGTTAAGAGAGCTTATATATAAGAAGTTATTAAGACTTGGCGGAGGATATAGTAATGTTGAAAGTACATCTTCAGTAGTACAAGTTACTGTTGAGGGAGTAGAGCAATTAGAAATATATTTTGGTAAATATTTACCACAGTTTTTCTATTCACTTTTAGTACCGGTAACATTATTTGTATTTATTAGCTTTATTTCATTAAAAGCAGCATTAGTATTTATACTTTCAGTACCACTAATACCAATTTCTATTATTGCAATTATGAAGATAGCCAAGAGAATTTTAAAGGATTATTGGAAAAGCTATTCTGATCTTGGTGGGACATTTTTAGAAAATCTTCAAGGATTAACAACTCTTAAGGTTTTTGATATTGATGAGGAAAGACATAAAAAAATGAATGAAGAAGCTGAAGGGTTTAGAAAAATCACTATGAAGGTTCTTAGCATGCAGCTTAACTCTATAACTATAATGGATTTAGTAGCTTTTGGTGGAGCAGCTGCTGGAACAATAATGGCATTATTCCAATTCAGAAGCGGAGAATTAGCTATTGGTAGCTTAATTGTAGTAATATTACTTTCATCAGAATTCTTTATACCACTTAGACTTTTAGGTTCATACTTCCATATAGCTATGAATGGAATGGCGGCATCAGATAGAATGTTTGGAATTTTAGATGCTGAGGAAAGAGAAAAAGTTACTTGTAGTAATAATGAAATTAACTTTGATAAAGTAGCTGTAGCGTTGGAAAATGTTCAGTTTAGCTATGATGGTGAAAGAACAGTTCTAAAGGATATTAATATGAATATCACTGAAGGTGGAGTTGTGGCTATTGTAGGAGAAAGTGGTTCTGGTAAGAGTACTATAGCATCTTTAATTTTAAATAATTATAAAGTTACAAAAGGAAGAATATTATTAAATAATGAAGATATAGAAAAAGTATCTTTAGATGATATATATGAAAATATAGCATTAGTTTCTACTAATAGTTATATATTTAATGGAACTATATTGGACAACTTACTTATGGCTAAGAAGGATGCTAGCGATAAGGAAATAAAGGAAGCATTAAAGAAGGCTAGATTATACGATTTTGTGGAAAGTTTAAAGGATGGATTAAATACTAACGTTGGTGAAGGTGGTAATAATTTATCTGGTGGACAAAAACAAAGGCTAGCATTAGCTAGAGTTATTTTAGCTAATAGAAAGATGATAATTTTTGATGAGGCTACTTCAAACATAGATGTTGAAAGTGAAGAAGCTATTTGGGAAGCGATATATGAGCTTTCTAAGGATAAGACTATTTTAGTAATATCACATAGATTAGCAAATGTGAGAGACGCAAAAAATATTTATGTTATGAATAAGGGTTCATTAGTTGAAAATGGAACACATGAAGAGTTATATGCAAAAGAAGGATATTATTACGATATGATAAATAAACAAAATCAATTAGAAGAAATAAGGGAGGCTATATAAGATTATGAAAAGAAGATCAGGCTTCCAAATAATGAAGAGATTAATAGTAGAGTTAAAACCTCTTGCTCCTATTATGTTAATAACTATAACAATGGGGATATTAGGATTTTTAGCCGCTATAGCTATTGCTAGCTTTGGGGCTATAGCAATAGGTGCATATATAGGTGATATAACATTTATATCTTTTACTGGTGCTATGGTAGTTATGGCAATTTGTGCATTACTTAGAGGGTTCTTAAGATATGGTGAACAATTATCAGGTCATTATATAGCATTTAAAATTCTTTATATATTAAGAGATAAGATATTTGCTCATTTAAGAAAATTAGCGCCAGCTAAGTTAGAAGGTAAGGAAAAAGGAAATCTTATTTCATTAATTACATCTGATATTGAGCTTTTAGAAGTATTTTATGCTCACACTATAGCACCGATTGCTATAGCTATCGGAACAAATACAATAATAGCAGTAATATTATTTTTAATAAATCCATGGTTTGGAGTATTGTCAGTAATATTTTATTTAATAGTAGGTTTTGTTATACCTTATGCTTCTTCAGCATTAGCGAAAGAGGCTGGAGTAGAGTATAGAAATATGTTTGGTATAAGCAATAACTATATTCTTGATTCTTTAAGAGGGTTAAAGGAAGTATTATTATTTAAAAATGGCGATAAGAGATTAGAAAAAATAAATGAAAATTCTTATAAGTTAAATAAGAGTCTTGATAAAATCAAAGAACATGAAGGTATTATTAGAGCAATAACAGATTTAGTTATAATGATTGCTATTTTAACTTTTGTAGTAGTTGGATTTGTACAATATTCTAAAGGTGATCTTTCACTTACTATGACATTGGTAGGGATAGTAGTTATAGCATCATCTTTTGGTCCTGTTGTAGCTTTAAGTAATCTTTCTAATACACTACTACAAACTTTTGCTTGTGCAGAGAGATTATTTGCACTTTTAGATGAAAAGCCACAAGTAGAAGAGGTTGTAAATGGTGAGGAGATTTCTGGAGAAGTAATAGCATATGATAATGTAACTTTTGCTTATCCAGGTAGAAGTGAAAAAGTATTTGATGAAACATCTATAGATATAAGAAAAGGTGATAAAATTGCCTTAATTGGTGAAAGTGGTATAGGTAAAAGTACTTTTATCAAACTTATTATGAGATTTTGGGATGTAAATAAGGGGAATGTTAATTTAGATAATATTAATATTAAAGATGTAAAAACAAAATCTCTTAGAAAAGTACAAACTTTAGTTAGTCAAGAAACATATCTTTTTAATGAATCTATTGAAGATAATATCAAGGTTGGAAAGTTAGATGCAACTAGAGAGGAAGTTATAGAGGCAGCTAAGAAGGCATCTATACATGAGTTTATTACAACACTTCCAAAGGGATATGAAACTAAGGTAGGGGAACTAGGTGGTAATGTTTCTTCTGGAGAAAAGCAAAGAATAGGTTTAGCTAGAGCCTTTTTAAGAGATGGTGAGGTATTAATTTTAGATGAACCTACAAGTAATTTAGATACATTAAATGAAGGGGAAATCTTGAAATCTATTAAAGAAAATTGTGAGGATAAGACAATAATATTGATATCACATAGAAAGTCTACTACAGCAGTATGTAATAAGGTGTATAAGTTAGAAAATAAAAGGTTAAGGTTATCGGAGGATATATGGGTAGAATAGATAGGGAAAAGAAGACAATAAAACTGATGATAGAGATTTATTGTAGAAAAAAACATGGGCATAAAAAGGGAGAGTTATGTGAGGAATGTAGTGAACTTTTAGAGTATGCCCATAAGAGACTTAGCTACTGCAAGTTCGGGGAGAATAAATCCACTTGTTCAAGGTGTCCAATCCATTGCTATAAGAAAGATATGAAGATTAAAGTTAAGGATGTAATGAGATTTTCAGGTCCAAGACTTATAATTTATAATCCAGTGGAATTAATAAAACATGCATTAAATAAGTAATGAGGTTAGGTATGAAAAGAATAAAAAAGTTTTTTTATGTAACAATTGGATTAATAGCATTTGTATTAGGTTCTATAGGTGTAGTACTACCAGTATTACCAACGACACCATTTCTACTATTGGCATCAGTGTGCTTTGTTAAAGGATCAGACAGATTTAACAATTGGTTTGTGAATACTAAGATATATAAAAAGCATCTAGAAACGTTTGTTAAAGAGAGAGCAATGACATTGAAACAAAAGATAACAATACTAGCGTTTGCTGATACTATGATAGCAATACCATTTATTATTGTTGATAATTTAATGATGAGAATTACTTTAATTTTAGTAGTTTTATTTAAGTTGTATTACTTTATATTTAGAATAAAAACAATAGATCCTAATGAAGTCGGGGCAGAAGGATAAGTAGTATGACTGTTGCATTATGCAACAGTCATTTTTTTATTCTAGGGACGATGTTATTGGTGTTTTTGTAGATTAATGTCTATGTTATAAATGTGAAAATTATGGGAAAATTCATTAGTATTAATTAAGAGATGTAGCAATATGATTATGTAGAATTTAAATGTTGTTTATGCAGATCATTAATGAGTTAATGTAATATAGTACATTGCTAAGTATTTATATCACAGGGATATAGTGATAATTGCATAAATACAATAATACAGGTAGTAGTATGTTAATGCAAATTTGTATCTAATATAGAAGATTAAAGGGTTATAGAAGGTACGAAGTGTAGTATTAATATTAAGTAGTGCATTAATTAGAATTAAGTATCACGTAATTATATTAGTGAAGAGGTTAATTGCAATTAATGCATATTGGAGTAATTTAGTAATAACGGGGAGAGGTATATATGAGAGAGGTAAATTTATTTTGGAATTTTGATAATACATTAGGATATAGAGGTGGAGTCTTTATGATGATTCAAAAGATGTATTAATTAAAGCTAGGGAAAATGGATTTTAAGATTAAGTCTCTAAGAAAAATAAGTGTTATGATTATAGTGAATATCAGAAATTTT
Above is a genomic segment from Clostridium bornimense containing:
- a CDS encoding NEAT domain-containing protein; protein product: MKIFDKIRGLILGIFAVILTFSFSNVVYGSEEVESGIYELKNSVYHESDVGMSMARSYLDETMQVKITKSEVVFTIGFSGTAYMNNYRIAIDGAEVPVEIVEENSEAGTIKLQVKASSKDVDMKAKIYVDPMGRDVEFSVIPDYENMTLIEAIEEEPTVEETVNNEESNNNEEDEAVVAEEENSEVAEKSNSTLTVVIIAAIVVIAIGVVALKVKLKK
- a CDS encoding ABC transporter ATP-binding protein/permease, which translates into the protein MMINKRLINLCSESKKYIALTIFVNWLAVICNILIILLVGQFINKMAAGQKLDLTDNGLINAMSQFNLVGNISLLIAVIAILVLLAIRYTCNILYAKFSNEASAGVRVKLRELIYKKLLRLGGGYSNVESTSSVVQVTVEGVEQLEIYFGKYLPQFFYSLLVPVTLFVFISFISLKAALVFILSVPLIPISIIAIMKIAKRILKDYWKSYSDLGGTFLENLQGLTTLKVFDIDEERHKKMNEEAEGFRKITMKVLSMQLNSITIMDLVAFGGAAAGTIMALFQFRSGELAIGSLIVVILLSSEFFIPLRLLGSYFHIAMNGMAASDRMFGILDAEEREKVTCSNNEINFDKVAVALENVQFSYDGERTVLKDINMNITEGGVVAIVGESGSGKSTIASLILNNYKVTKGRILLNNEDIEKVSLDDIYENIALVSTNSYIFNGTILDNLLMAKKDASDKEIKEALKKARLYDFVESLKDGLNTNVGEGGNNLSGGQKQRLALARVILANRKMIIFDEATSNIDVESEEAIWEAIYELSKDKTILVISHRLANVRDAKNIYVMNKGSLVENGTHEELYAKEGYYYDMINKQNQLEEIREAI
- a CDS encoding YbaN family protein, which gives rise to MKRIKKFFYVTIGLIAFVLGSIGVVLPVLPTTPFLLLASVCFVKGSDRFNNWFVNTKIYKKHLETFVKERAMTLKQKITILAFADTMIAIPFIIVDNLMMRITLILVVLFKLYYFIFRIKTIDPNEVGAEG
- the isdE gene encoding heme ABC transporter substrate-binding protein IsdE, with protein sequence MKYKKISSLLIAVLTSISLVGCGNNSGKEAENSTGGVVATSVAVTEILDALGVDIIGVPTTSYELPESTKGATEVGNPMSPDLEIIKSLNPSVVVSVDTLGSDYINLFKENNIPSEFVSLESLDGLKNAIDTLGTRFDKKDKADELISTIEEKENSFKNLENGEGNDVLVLFAAPGSTMIATPKSYIGSLVEIVGGNNIVQDDTSSFVTYSKEEISKLNPDKVLVMIHAMPDETKSALEKEIKSDAAWQSIEAIKNNNIVYLDNTYFGMSANLRVVEGLDILREIVAGE
- a CDS encoding cytochrome b/b6 domain-containing protein → MKKIYMKIVLDIIMVVILLSLTRIKITGMFWHEVLGIVILGIFIIHVCSNLKTFKAMHKGMTNKKLTGKAKFSHCLNGTLFLLALIAVITGILISYTILTNITIANRDIVAIVHRLSAGLLFIGVIVHIVLHRKHIKGKVKKAIGR
- a CDS encoding ABC transporter ATP-binding protein, with translation MIKGNGIKFTYEKNKSFIENLDVNIEEGKVTTILGPNGSGKSTLLSILCGLNKIIHGEVWINDKNIKKLNYKALAKEIATVHQQNSVPEDITVEELVSYGRTPHKTYYRGNDDEDTKIVQWAIEKTGLESLRNKAVMSMSGGERQRVFIAMALAQKSKVLFLDEPTTYLDIYHQMEILELVKELNEEYNLTVVMVLHDINQAMKYSDNIIIMKKGKIVDYGKATEVINMKLLNDVYNIGGFIGEHEGEKYFIPLKL
- a CDS encoding nitrous oxide-stimulated promoter family protein, which codes for MGRIDREKKTIKLMIEIYCRKKHGHKKGELCEECSELLEYAHKRLSYCKFGENKSTCSRCPIHCYKKDMKIKVKDVMRFSGPRLIIYNPVELIKHALNK
- a CDS encoding amino acid ABC transporter ATP-binding/permease protein, coding for MKRRSGFQIMKRLIVELKPLAPIMLITITMGILGFLAAIAIASFGAIAIGAYIGDITFISFTGAMVVMAICALLRGFLRYGEQLSGHYIAFKILYILRDKIFAHLRKLAPAKLEGKEKGNLISLITSDIELLEVFYAHTIAPIAIAIGTNTIIAVILFLINPWFGVLSVIFYLIVGFVIPYASSALAKEAGVEYRNMFGISNNYILDSLRGLKEVLLFKNGDKRLEKINENSYKLNKSLDKIKEHEGIIRAITDLVIMIAILTFVVVGFVQYSKGDLSLTMTLVGIVVIASSFGPVVALSNLSNTLLQTFACAERLFALLDEKPQVEEVVNGEEISGEVIAYDNVTFAYPGRSEKVFDETSIDIRKGDKIALIGESGIGKSTFIKLIMRFWDVNKGNVNLDNINIKDVKTKSLRKVQTLVSQETYLFNESIEDNIKVGKLDATREEVIEAAKKASIHEFITTLPKGYETKVGELGGNVSSGEKQRIGLARAFLRDGEVLILDEPTSNLDTLNEGEILKSIKENCEDKTIILISHRKSTTAVCNKVYKLENKRLRLSEDIWVE
- a CDS encoding FecCD family ABC transporter permease — its product is MKKKRLIFIIASLIFLIAMIVVSLKLGSLEVTYSELIKGILLGSNEGNVGIIKDLRMPRVIIAVLIGANLSIAGVLLQAVIRNPLADPYITGISSGACAVTVFFMVFVPGVITLRPLFGFLGGLISCTIVYFMAFNKGLSPIRIVLAGAACNALLGGFSSMFTISAGLGSANIQKWIMGSLATVTWNNVFILVVYSIIGIVSALLLSGKCNILMLGSKNAKSLGVNADLYMILVTLAAVFLASISTAIAGVVSFVGLVVPHICRIIVGSDHKYLIPFSGVMGAILVLFSDTIGRVIMAPYEIPVGVVTAIIGAPFFLYLLKRSDLK